TAGGGCGaagcaataaaattaatttagggaGTACAgagataaatcataaattttaataaaattaaagtacaatTCTACTATTATactaacatataattttataaaattttaaaagactaaaaagcatatttactatttttgggTGGCTAATCAGCCAAGGCCACTGTTTACCCACTTGTCTATGTCCCTAGAAGGGGTGTTTTAAAGATAAATCCAGTAAGAATTGTAATCGGAACAAATAATAGTGTTATTTATTTGGATTAACTaacaacattataaaattaaaattaaattatgccGAGTTAAAGTATGAGAACTATAACCCTAATTTGAGCATAGTAAAGGATCAAGACCataatttgaccatttttaCCGAGATTTTCTGACTACTTATGAATGAATGCAGCAATACTGTTGGATCAGATGTTTTGCTCTACAGCTACCACAGGAGCTTCAATGGCTTCGCTGCAAAATTGACCAAAGATGAAGCAGCTAAACTGAGAGGTTTTCTcgagaaaaattttcaaaccaagAAAATACAATGTCTTTTCCGTTTTGTTAGTAACTTTGGGTTTAATCGTATTTTCCAGGAAAAGATGGGGTGGTATCAGTTTTTCTTAGCCAAAGAAAGCAACTTCATACATCAAGGTCATGGGACTTTATGGGATTCAACAGAAAAGTGAAAAGATCGGTTATCGAAAGCGATATCATAGTCGGAATGCTTGACACCGGGATTTGGCCGGAATCTCAAAGCTTTAATGATACTGGATTCGGTCCGATTCCGAGAAAATGGAGAGGAACATGCCAAAGCTCAACCAATTTCACTTGCAACAAGtaaaaacataatcaaatgGAAATATTCATTCAACCTGTAAAATATTAAGTCTTTTAACAATGTCGCAATTCTCTTTTTCAGCAAAATAATTGGAGCTAGATATTACCGAGCTAATGGAGATTACAGTCCGTACGACTATAGATCGCCGAGAGACTCCGAAGGTCACGGGACTCATACTTCATCGACGGCTGCTGGTGGATTAGTTAGCAAGGCGAGCTTATACGGGTTAGCCAAAGGAACGGCTCGTGGTGGGGTGCCATCGGCACGCATTGCGGTTTACAAGATTTGTTGGTACGATGGTTGCTATGACGAAGACATTCTTGCAGCGTTTGACGATGCAATAGCTGATGGCGTCGACATAATCTCGCTTTCTGTCGGGAGTATTTTCTGGTCAGATTATTTTGATGATACGATTGCTATCGGAGCTTTCCATTCGATGAAAAATGGTATCTTGACATCGAATTCTGCCGGTAATAGTGGTCCCAGTCCGTCGTCAATTACAAACTTTTCGCCTTGGTCTTTATCGGTGGCTGCAAGTACCATTGATAGAAAGTTTGTCACTAAGGTCAAGCTCGGCAATGGTGTGACCTATGAGGTAAGAAAGCTAGTTTATGTTAATTATTCCGGCTTGGACGAGTATTTCGACCCTTGGATAGATCTAGACATTCCTGATACTTATGTCCGACATTAATTTTTAGGGAACCTCTATAAACACATTCGATCTGAAGGGAAAAATGTACCCTTTCATCGCCGGTGCAGCTGCTCCTAACACGTCGCAAGGTTATACATCCGAGGACTCAAGGTACATCTTTTCGACgataatgtcaaattttatgCTATAAAATTAATCCTAATGCAATGAAAATTCCAGGTATTGCGGTCCGGGAACATTGGATGAAACCTTagtgaaaggaaaaatagtttTCTGCGATTACGACAGCAATGCTGATGGTCCAGTCGAAGCCGGTGCCATCGGTGCTGTGTTCCAGAGTGGCAGGCACAAGGATTATGCTTTCGCTTACGGTTTACCTCTTTCGAACTTGAACTTGGATGACGGAAGAATTGTTTTCGACTATGTCAACACAACAGAGTATTTATACTTTTCATTACCAAACATGATTATGCTTTGTTCAACTTGATTTAGTACATTAATCATTGTTTTATAATTGTCATGTTTGAAATAGAAACCCAACTGCAACAATATTCAAGACAAATGTCGAAGATAATCAGTTCGCTCCATTCGttgtttcattttcatcaaGAGGGCCGAACCCTGTCACAGCAGACATCCTCAAGGtgaatgtaaaagaaaaattaaagatcaAAATATGTAGACTTAAAGCTCGTACCTCTGTTCTTACTGTCTCAGTTTTCGGATGCAGCCTGATCTTACAGCACCAGGGGTCGACATTTTAGCAGCATGGTCTGAAGCTCTCCCATTGACAGAAACCGAAGAAGATACAAGAGTTGTTTCCTACAACATTATTTCAGGCACATCCATGTCATGTCCCCATGCGACCGGTGCAGCCGCTTATGTTAAATCATTTCATCCAACATGGTCCCCTGCCGCCATCAAATCTGCTTTAATGACAACAGCTTTTCCAATGAGTTCCGAGAACAACATCGAAGCTGAGTTTGCATACGGTGCAGGCCATATAAACCCTGCACTAGCAGCCCGACCCGGATTGATATACGATGCTGGGGAGATTGATTATGTTAAATTCTTGTGTGGACAAGGATATAGTCCTAAACAAATCAAGCTCATAACCGAAAGTAAAACCAAATGTTCAGAAGTAATGAATGAAGCTGTGTGGGATCTAAACTACCCTTCTTTCGCACTATCCACAACTCCCGGAGATTCGGTCACACGAGTCTTTCATCGGACAGTGACGAACGTTGGCTCGCCAGTGTCGACTTACAAGGCGGTCGTTAATGCTCCACCAGGACTCATAATTCAAGTTCAACCTAGTGTGCTTTCTTTCAAATCTCTTGGCCAAAAGCAATCTTTTACTGTGACCATCGGAGCACAACTCGGGAACTCTATGGTCTCCGGTTCTTTGATTTGGGACGACGGAGTGCATCAAGTGAGGAGCCCTGTCGTGGCTTATGCTTCCTTACTcgaatgaattaattttattggaaacaaaaaaaagaaaaaaaggtattaaatgtttgatttatttgTTGTGTTTGATGTTTCAATTTCAATGTTTCATGATAATCAATTGTATTAGGATGCAATTGTATTCATATAACTGAgactgaaaataaaaagaatttaaggATACGTTTGTTTGGATGTTAAATATTTTCGGTAAAACATTTTCATTGTTTCATGGTGTttgtttggtgaaaaatgtattattaaaagaaatcattctcccccaaaaaaagtaaaatcaaGACAACAAATTCGTTGttaatattttccaacaatttgTAATTCTTCACCAATGATATACCTTTCTGCCAGAAATGTTGATTACAAGAAAATGCGTCATCATTCTTCACCAATGATATATGTTCCTTCAATCGATTTCTAATAATTCTATCAAAGCTGATCAATCCCCACCGTTGATTACAAGAAACTCTATCAAAGTTGATTTCTGGATGTGTTTCGAGATTAATCATCAACCGATTTCTAATAATTCTCCacatggtaaaaaaaaaaaaattagtatgcATTTAATCCGTACCGTGCAAGGCAAGAAATCATGTCTTGGCTTgagcaaatttttttatatccttaatatttgttttacaaTTCATATTTAAGGTTTGTACTTATCTATCTCGAAATTGTTAGTATTCAATATTAGCATAAGCAATATAGCAAAGTATGAACcatatatgaatttatgtagTCTGTAGTTGTTGGTATGGATGTGCAAAAggttaattgagtcgattttttaatttaatcaatttaaccaatcattatatgaaataattgaaCCGACCAATTTAAATAGTATAAATTGATATAACCGAATcaacttaatattaattaatttatctagTTAATCATTTCGACGTGATTTAAATCAACTgatttgattataaaatttaataactcaTAATTTACTGAcataatcaaataaactaacCATTTAACCAATTCAGCTAAGTTGATTTTAGCCGACTTCGGTGTGGCTGTgcttaatatttattaaattcagtGTTGGTCGGTACTATGAAAATTAAGATTTCCTAATCTATTAATTTACAATCAATTCCTAACCTTAGacttcctatatatatatatatatatattctcagTCAATTAATTATAGGAAAAGGCGTTAGGATAGCCCAACCCATAGACATTTTGCAAATTCCATTTCACCAACATCACAATTGACAATTATGATAAATTCAATCTTTCAATTCATCATTCACTAATGTGCCATAAACCTTAATCAAGTTGTAAACATGACTCAGCCATATAACAACCCTAAATTTAACATGACATTACCAATTTCATGTGCATGATTACAAGAAATTCGGTATGAAGGATGGAGGAGTTCCGTAAGATAAAGTAACAATTTAAGTCTACGCCAAAAGTCAGTACTGCACGAAGTAGGCAGCAATATTGTCATTGAAATTGGTTAAACTGAgatgataatttaaaattccatcaaaACTGAGCAACCAGGATGATAAGTTATTGCAATAAAGGTCATCGTCACGGATGACAAGTGAATGACCATCGTCACCGGAAAATCCGAGATGGTTAGTTATTGACATGTGTTTTGGAGTGTCGAACGATGCTCGAGGGCGAATAGGATGGGTGGGTGggaactaaaaattaaaatcgcaTTGCATCATGAACATAACCTTTACATGCATTGATTTATTGAAAGCTCTTTACATTATACTTAATTTGGTATGATGCTATAAATTGAATGCTTAACTGTttgaacaattatatataatagttcAAAAATTAGAATCACACTGAGTTGTCATAAGCTCACCTTCCCTTTTCCTTACCTTATAGATAACACAGAAAATTTGGACTTAGAATGGCATTGGAGGAACCTCATACTAGCAACTCTTgtttctttcattattatttaaaagtttcattaaagttttcctaaatcatttttttttgtttatttataggtttgtaattactaatttttttttatatcttaGGTTTAAGATTGTTTAGCTTATTAATTTTAAGCATGACACTTAGTTAGTACTTTGATAATTGCATGCTATTTGGTTTAGAAAACTATTATTCTTAATAATGTTTTCCGCTACTTTACAAAATACTTAAAGATTAGATAAGTCTTTTTAAAACCTTAACCGTGTAATTGGATTACTAAGTAAAGCTGATTTGATtaaagttttttctttaaaactaaAGAGTGGTTTTTATACAATTCAACCCAAGCAAAAAAATGGCTTTATTGGATCACTTTGGTGATCAATGTAACGCCTTTGACTTAGCCGAAGCTCCTAGGTCGGGTCGGGGGTGTTACACTATCAATTTGAAAGTGAGTAACAAATGACAATTAAACATGCTGTTAATGTTTTCCGtcaattgtaattaattttgattagtaaattaataaatttagctctttatgattatatattttgtataaatgttgatagaatttgtaaatattatggGATAACTTTGTTAGACCAGAACCAtattaataaaatgtgtaaacttagaggactaaatttgttattatacagataaaaaatattaaaattgtgacTAATTGTCCTTCTCACTTTtgaaattaacatgaattaaattgctttgatttttttgagaGAGAACAATTgcttaatatcaaaattgaaagggaccaaaaagttgttttttacctaacaaaaaaatcatacatCCTATTATACACCAATTTGTCATTTTAAGGGAAAGGACAAATTAAATGTTTTGGCAAAGGAAGCTTGTACGTCGTGATTTGGATTTTCCCTTTCACAATTTTCCTAAGAACCAAACAGAAATCTagcaaattttcatatatatatttgcaatcTAAAGTCATTATTTGTCAAAAGTACTTTCAACACCATTCCagtatttcataaataaatcttgctcgtgcaaaaaaaaaaaaaaaatctactcGAAGTGTCGAGTGGTAAACGTTTTGTGTTCGATCTTCAGTTGAGAGCAGTTTTAGGTTTGATCTTTAGACAATTCTTATTTCGTAATAGAGTTGAGcgaaaaatcaagaaactgaaaaCCGAACAGAACCATGATGTTTAGATGATTTTTGAAATACAAGTTTAAAAACCACAATTGCTCGAATTAAATCGAATAgtattctattttatatttaattatagctcattttaaattttttatgatataaaaataaaaattttatatttaaaatagtaaaataacttaaattttctatataattttttttcaaaaatactacATTTGAGCtatatattaagttttatttacttaaaaaattttcttaaaagaaatatttatgaaaaaaactttacctaataatattaaatagctataaaacaaagtttattttgttaaaataagtcaaataaactcaaaacccaaaattagattaaaatatgctattaatccctatacttatctaaaattttgagatttagtccttgtactttaaaagttaaaatttgaacccttctatttttttaatttaaaattctagtccaatcattatttttctttgtaatttctattaaaatttctcaacttaacatatttatttttgtcaatCATATACAATTTTACATGAGGAAAGTCTAATCAATATGCTATGTTGACTAATTTTGGtggaaaatattaataatgttaatggttaaacttagttttaaataaaaaaataagagcactacttttagcttttaaagtacaattacttatttttagcttttaaccCTAAAGTTAAGAAAAAATGAGAATCGAAGCAAACTGAATTATcatagataatttaaaaatctaaaaacacCAATTGAACTAAACCGAACTCACCCTAGAGACTCCTATTATTAAAAGAAGAAGATCCCACTTAAATAATACATGTTTCAGGCATGAAATGGTGACATTCAAAGGCTTTAATGAAGTTCTTAAgccaaaacatatatatatatatatagatacatTCAATTCGAATGCCAAATTACATACGACAAATtgaaaattgtttaataaaattttcttgtaATCAACACTTTTCGGCAGAAAACAGCATGCTTCATACATTTCTAGAAGCCGGCCAATGGCCAGGGATGGATCCATTGACGAGCTTAACAATGCTTTCGTTTTGTTTCATTAATTAATgtaaacaattatataaatgCCCCTTTCATTGCATTGGTTATTTGCTAACCCAAGCTCGAAAACTCATCGATGGCAGTCCGGACGTGTTCTTCGACATGGCTTACGCTTGTCTGTTTCACGATTTGCTT
This genomic window from Gossypium raimondii isolate GPD5lz chromosome 10, ASM2569854v1, whole genome shotgun sequence contains:
- the LOC128034024 gene encoding cucumisin-like — translated: MGSLPKGKVSTTSLHTSMLHEVLPGNTVGSDVLLYSYHRSFNGFAAKLTKDEAAKLRGKDGVVSVFLSQRKQLHTSRSWDFMGFNRKVKRSVIESDIIVGMLDTGIWPESQSFNDTGFGPIPRKWRGTCQSSTNFTCNNKIIGARYYRANGDYSPYDYRSPRDSEGHGTHTSSTAAGGLVSKASLYGLAKGTARGGVPSARIAVYKICWYDGCYDEDILAAFDDAIADGVDIISLSVGSIFWSDYFDDTIAIGAFHSMKNGILTSNSAGNSGPSPSSITNFSPWSLSVAASTIDRKFVTKVKLGNGVTYEGTSINTFDLKGKMYPFIAGAAAPNTSQGYTSEDSRYCGPGTLDETLVKGKIVFCDYDSNADGPVEAGAIGAVFQSGRHKDYAFAYGLPLSNLNLDDGRIVFDYVNTTENPTATIFKTNVEDNQFAPFVVSFSSRGPNPVTADILKPDLTAPGVDILAAWSEALPLTETEEDTRVVSYNIISGTSMSCPHATGAAAYVKSFHPTWSPAAIKSALMTTAFPMSSENNIEAEFAYGAGHINPALAARPGLIYDAGEIDYVKFLCGQGYSPKQIKLITESKTKCSEVMNEAVWDLNYPSFALSTTPGDSVTRVFHRTVTNVGSPVSTYKAVVNAPPGLIIQVQPSVLSFKSLGQKQSFTVTIGAQLGNSMVSGSLIWDDGVHQVRSPVVAYASLLE